The genome window ATTATCTAATGAAATTGCCTTATTTGGAAATGAATCAGAGGTCGTGAGTTTGAGCCTACTTGGCATTTAAGTAGTGTAGGGTAAACCCATATCACCCAAAGTTTGCTTTGCCGACAGTTGGGATAAATGCCTTGCTCTCTGGGTGGATTCTTCCCTcccaatattaaaataaataaataaaagactgATGAAATCACACCATAATCAGATGGCATAATTACTTCTTCCTAGATTCTCCTCTTTCATAGTATTTTTTCCAGTTATACATTGGGCATGTTTACATTTGTACATGGGTAGGAGATGTTTTATATATCTATTTGACGGAATTGGAATGAATTTGATTCTGGATAGTCAATAAATAGTCCATGTTTGTGTGGGAGGTGGATCTGATGTTGATCTGTAAATATGTCTTTACCCTAAGCTAAGTCTTTCCTTTTGGTTGTTCTTCAATCTTTTGTGACTTGGATACTTGGAAATGTGTGAAATTCCCATGTTGGACACAACATACCATTGGTATAAGAAACACAGTTTGTGCCTATATCCAACATCCGTGTTCTAGAAAGCAAGGAAAACCTTATGGCTTGTAGTTGACATTCtcaaaaacagttatcaaagaacagtttttaagaataattcttaattgttttcaaaaacaaaattctgtTTAGGAACTtagatataaaaaacaattttctcagATTATTCTCTATGAAGTATGAAGGCACTATATACTTATGTACAATACAAGATTTGCTAAAGTATTCTccatatttgaattaattttcaGGATATTGTATAAAAACACCTGAAATAActcaaatttgttaaaaaatttgtttttggaaCAAATGCTCAAAAAATTGTCTTTCAGTAAAAATTTGTCAGATggttttttaagttataaaactATTtacaaaaaaccatttttaagaatagttttcaaacaaaccCTCATTTTCTAGATTTCTTAgatatttattatatacttttataTACATGTGTACATTTTAAGATGAAGTACAGCTCCATAGCAGACATGCTATGTTACATCAACAGTCACTATTCTCTGGGGAGTGGAAGAATAAAGTTGGACATTTTGATAATCCAGATAAGTCCACCTCTCCTAGATTTTGGCAGCTGGACAGATCTGATTTCCAGACAGACCCTCACCTGACAAGCCTTACCTGAATCTGTGCTGTGCCTAGACATGTATCATTTTGGGGATATGAACTTTATTGTTTGATCTTATTTGGATGGATGGATGGTTTTACTAATATGATTAATCTGGTGAATACCAAATTCCTTTTACGTTTATGATGTGATATCACTCCATTATTGCATAGGCAAATATACAGTGTCCACTAGGAACCATGAGGCTTAATCCTGTCCTATATAGCAAGATTCACAGTTGAGTCTCTTCATACAAGGTGTGAGGCTGTCCTATTTCAGTAATTCCCATTTAAAGAGATTTTGAGTTACATAATAACAGGACCAACTTATCCAGGTTATCATCTGCTTCCTTGCTGTAAGAAATTTGACGTCCAttggaatttaatttttgaCAGATGTGTGGGCCTCCTTTTGTCACAAttctgttttccttttttctttcgtTCTTccttattattgttgttgttgttgtagtagtggttatcattattattattactggGTTGTGGGTTGGGGGGTGTCATGTGGATGAGGGGAAAGGTAATTTTGTGTATCTTACTAGTAAATGTGGTCCCTTATGCAGTATTGACACAGAAAATTATATAACTAGGTAGTATATGGCAAATATATGTTCTGACTAATTCCTTCAAACTTTTTAAtctatttgtttttccttgtttgcctgtcaaaaaaattaattctggAGGAGGGGAAGGTGATTTTGTGTATCATACTAGTAAATGTGGTCCCTTCTGTAGCATTGACACAGAAAATTTATACAGCTAGGTGGTATATGCAAAATATATGTCCTAGTCAAttccttcaaacttttcaatgtcttcttttttgttgtttggctgtcaaaaaaattaattccttgAAATTTTATGTTTAACTAACAATTGGATAATTGGAAGATGAGGCTCGGAGAATACAATACATATATACCACTGCTACTGCCTCTTCATTTGGAAAATATGTCTTGtgattaatttctttaatttctgtCAAATTAACAATTAGAATGTggtattatattttttttgtatgcaGCTATGTTCTCGATAAACAAACAATAGTGTCCTAGTGCGCTTACTAGGTGTTTGAACTTTTTTGGCCATGTGCACAGTATTcagaagttttattttaaaattctaggTATCAAAGGAGAATATTCATCACATATCTACGTGTATAAGATTTCACGTCTGACCTGGGCATATTCTCCTTTAAAAGTGTCTGTGCTACATTGGTGGTTctgttttccttgatttttgcTGGGCTGTCCATTCATCCTGTGATCCTTTTTGCAACTTTTTATctgttatttttctttattagaaGTTACAAGTTATTGCAATGCCTATTACTGTTAATTCTGATAGTGACTAAACTttccacttctttttttttctctccctatCGTTTTTGCGATTCTTTCAGAGACAGCATTAAAACTTGACAGTTTGGTTGGTGACATCGAAGATGCTGTATCTTCTACTATGAACAGAAATCTAAAGAAGCATGCTTCCACACACAGTTCAGAAGTGAGCACCctttagataattttaaaaggaaTGATGTTTCAAATTAATCTTGTAAAATTCTTATTAGCGTTCTCCCAAATGTCTATTTCATTGCAGGAAATGCGTTTGCACGCCCTTAAAGCGCTTAAATTGACAGAAGATGTTTTAACTTCAGTCACAAAAACACGCCCTCAGTGGGCACGTCTTGTGTCAGCTGTTGATCAAAGAGTAGATCGAGCTTTAGCCATTTTAAGACCTCAGGCAATTGCAGATCATCGGACCCTTCTTGCTTCTCTTGGATGGCCACCGCCTCTGTCCACTTTAAACTCAAACTTAGATACAAGAAAATCTAGTGAAGTCTTAAATCCTCTTTTTACGATGCAAGGGGACCTCAAACACCAGTACTGTGAAAATTTCCTTTCCTTGTGTAGCCTGCAGGAATTgcagagaagaagaaaatataggCAACTTGAGGGGTATTATCGGGAAATTGCTCTTCACCAGCCACTCTGGGTGATTGAAGAGCTTGTGAATCCTATATCATTGGCATTCCAGCGACATTTTTCAAAGTGGATTGATAAACCTGAATTCATTTTTGCCCTTGTATATAAGGTTACCAGGGACTATGTTGACTCCATGGATGAGTTATTGCAACCATTGGTTGATGAAGCAATGCTAGCAGGTTACAGTTGTAGAGAAGAATGGATTTCAGCGATGGTAACCTCCCTAGTAATCTACTTGGCAAAAGAGATATTCCCCAGTTATGTTGGTCAACTGGATGAAGAGAGTGTCACTGGTGTTCAATCCCAGGCTAGAATAGCATGGCTCCATCTTGTTGACTTGATGATCACTTTTGATAAACGGGTTCAGTCCATGTTAGCACATTCTGGATTGTTGGTTTTCCTTCAAGAAGATGGGAATCTGCAGAAGATTTCTTCTTTGTCCGTCTTCTGTGATCGGCCCGACTGGCTTGATTTATGGGCAAAAATAGAGCTTGATGATGTGCTAGATAAGTTGAAACTTGAGATGGAGGATAGGAAAAATTGGACAATGAAAGTTCAGGGAGCAGTTCTTCTGCCAGGTCCTGAAGATTACAGATCTCCTGCAATTTCTAGTGTTTTTCTTCAGCGCTTGTCAGCTGTGGTTGATAGGTGTCGAGCATTGCCAAGCGTTTCTTTGAGTTCAAGGTTTGCCAGATTGTCTGGTGCACCCATCATACATAAATTTTTGGATTGCATACTTCTAAGGTGCCAAGAAGCTGAAGGCCTGACTGCCCTTACAGATGATGATGCTCTTATCAAAGTTACAAACTCCATAAATGCTGCTCGTTACTTTGAGTCTGTTTTGAAGGAATGGTGTGAGGATGTCTTCTTTCTTGAGATGGGATTACATGAAGGTGATCAGTTGGGAACGGTGGTTGGTGTGAATAGTTTTAGTAGACCAATTGAAGGACCTGGGAGCGGTATTTTTGATGACGAAATTGAAAAGCTGGAGAAGTTCAGATTGGAGTGGGTTGGGAAGTTATCAGTTGTTCTCTCAAGGGGATTTGATGCTCGGTGTCGAGATTACATGAAGAACAGGAAGCAGTGGCaggaaaaggttgaagaaggtTGGATGGTGTCCAAGTCTTTACTGGGGGCTCTGGATTATTTGCAAGGAAAAATGTCAATACTGGAAGGAAGTTTGAATGCAATAGACTTTGTTGGGGTTTGGAGAAGTTTGGCAGCTCATGTGGATCGATTAATTTTTAGTGGCATTCTTATGAGCAATGTAAAATTTTATGATGGGGGTGTAGAGAGATTTAGATGCGATTTGGAGGTTCTTTTCGGGGTATTCAGGGCTTGGTGTATGAGGCCTGAAGGCTTCTTTCCCAAAGCGAGTGAGGGCTTGAAGTTGTTGAAGATGGGTGAGGACCAACTCCAGGATTATTCAGCAGCAGGGGAGAAATGGATGGTGGAAAATGGGATTAGGCATTTGAGTGTTGCAGAAGCGGAAAAGATTGTAAAGAATAGAGTATTTACAAGTTGAATGCTTTCAGGTTAAggtcttttcctttttctcagcATAGGCTCAAGGGGTACagcaaacaagaaaaaatagagGTTAGTTGAGGTTTATGTATACAGAGGGAAGATTCTAGTGTTTGTACTAGTTTCCAGATCTCCCAAATTGACCCAATTCTTTATATCATGGCACAACAAATGCTTGGGTTTTCTTCAAATTAGAATAAGTTTATTCGTTTCTCTCAGGATTCCAGTAAAGACTCTTATCTATATTGTTTTTTCATTCAGTTTGTTGAAATAACAGATAGAGCTGTTTGGGATGCAACGgaacaaaaatttaattagtgTCATTTCAATGATTTAGAACACTGGAGTGATATGGACATGTGTCTGTGCATGGAGGAGTGAGGGATGGTATTTGAGGATACTGGAGAGGATCTGAGCTCAGACACTATGCTGAGATTCTAAGTTAGATGCAAAGTTGGTTCCTAACATATCATGCGGGGGTTCCTCGACTCATTAGCAGCTGATATCTTGAAGTTTCAATGGGTTGAAGTGTGTGTGCgctttttcttcccttttgtgAGCACGTAGTTTAGTTCATGGTTCAAAATATCGGTCGAATCTTATCCACCTCGAACCTTTCCGTGCCGAGTCCAATATCTGGTACCATCTTCGACACATACCCAACTAAGAACCAGTTAAACTTAGTTGCCTCGGTTGAGATTCTGAGTGGACTCGGTTGAAATTACGAGTTCAATCGTTTAAGATCTAAATATTCTCagattaaacaaaaaaaaaaaaatcctttcaaaTCATAATAAAAGGCAATCAAAACTGATAAATCTCTAATAAATATGAgagattctcttaaaaataaaatttttttcaagACCCATAACCATGAAggataagaagaagaaagaaagcttCGTGTCGGTGATATAGTTGTGGTGACCGATCGGTGAGAAATATCATATTCTTTCATCAATGATGATCTTTGCATGTTGGTGTTGCCTCTCCTTGCTTGATCTCTGTAGTGTTGTTTGGTTGTGTACTGCAAAGAGGCTTTTGCCTCTGCAAATCGGGTATCCCGTGATGTGCATAAGTGATGTTTGGGATTGAGAATTAAAGAAAAGGGTTTAATgtattgttttatataaaaatgatttattatttaatgtatTTGCATCATTTTACCTTATATGCTAACAACATTTGGAATTgggaatttgaaaattgttaataatttaagaaattatttcatttattattatgtcaatagtttattattaagtttattagtttcttaattcatttaattatattaaaaataatttttataattttttgatcttcttaagtattttattttgcGTATCGCCCTGATATAAATCGAGACACTGATATCGATGTGTCTGAGAACCTTCCAAGTCAATGACCGATACCGCGAATTTGAACTCTAGTTTAGTTGGTTAAAATGAACTATTCGTAATTCCTAACAGTAAAATTCCAGTCTCGGCCTACCAAGTGGGTACCTCCCTATACTTTTCACCCAGTCTTAAGGCTGTACAAGTTGCCTTGAAATTTCACATGGCTGGGACCTCTAATGTTTGAAGGCCTCATTGGCTGGGTCTCCTCGGTCATGTTGCTCACAATGAAAATTGAAACGACAAAACCCCACGGCGAGAAGTGTTTGCACTCCACTAAACAATCAGTGACAAAGTGGGGGCAATGGCTTTGTACCCATGTAGGCTGTTCATTGGTACACGATCACAGGTCCATTCTCATCCCTCTTTTGTCCTTCAGTTTTCTTCATGCTCACGATACCTTCTCAAACTTGACTAATACCACCAAAACTGCTTTTATAAGCCTTGATTTTTGCAAACCCAAGTCTTAAACATTTGTTTTATGCTCATCTCTTTACGGAACCGTCCTGACCAGCTAATTGCGTTATATTACTTAAGAGGCATCATCATCatagtttcatttttggcaaATGGGATAGGACAGTAGTCTTGACTCTTGATCGCATGTTTTTTCTATCCAGATAGCCTGTAAAGGAACCAAACTCCGTTCCCTTTGTTTCCTACGGCTGACGCGCAGGATGGCGGATGGGGGGCAGGGGAGGGAGAAGGGATGAGGGACAGGATGTTGCCCAACTACCACACAAGCATGGAAAGAAATGAGAGGTAGGCCAGGGCTTAGAAAACAtcagggaaaaaggaaaaaaatggaggaaaggcATCAAACTCCGCTAATTACAACTTGCTCTCATATCCTTAATGACGTAAAAGGCGGTTGGACTTCAAGTGGCCTCAAGGGAGACTGGAAGGCACGAGATCAATCCTGTTATCATGAGTATAACCGCGACAAGGGACACAACACGAAGGAGTGCCCATATGTGTGGTAGTATATGGAGAGTTTGGTGTAATTTTGGAGACTAGCTAACACAGTATGGGAATGTTGGAAGATGGATGAGAACCAATGACAACCACATAATAACACTGCTCAGACATTTTAGCGGCTCCCCATTATACATGTGATACTGGGATGAGTTAATGACTTAGCGGAATTTAATTTGCCGACAAAAAAGGAAGCATGTACAGGAGGATCAAATCAGTTAACCGAATGTACAAAATTGAAGTAGAAAGTTTCATAGGCCCGGCCGATCTGTCTTATTGATGTGCCAATAATATTCGCGTGCAATAATTTGCTCCGTCTCTTGCAACCCTGTGAGGATGCTATTATCCTGACCCTACCCATCAATAGCTTTAATATGTACCAAATCCTTATAGATCTTGGAAGTTCAATCCATCTCCTGTATCTAGTATTCAACTAGTAGATGGGTTTGACGGTAGCTATGCTGAAAATACGAGGCAAACCTCTAGTTGCATCCAATGGCATGAGCATGTAAAGTTTGGGATAGGTCAAACTCCCTGTTATTACGGCCAGTCACTCCATAGGTTAATTTCTATGTGGTTGAGGATCCTTCCACTTATAATGCAATACTCAATTGGACATGGATCCACCAAATGAAGATTTGACTTCAACttatcattaaaaattaattttcttatgaaaGATGAACAAGTTGATGTATATGGAGACCAGACGGCCTCTAGAAAGTGTTACCATATTGCAATATGGGATTTGGGCAAGCAAGAGGATACTAGTGAGGAGCCCAAAACCCCAtgaagaaatagaaattaaaacaagCCTTCTCGTAGCTAGCGACCTAAATGCAAGCGAGGATGGTTCCCTTGCATCTAAACCCCTTGTGGTAATCGATCTATTTCCCATGGACGATACTTGCCAAGTACTTTTGGGTTCCTTCTTGTCAAAAGAAGAACAAAGCTTACTAATTGCGATACTCAAATAATGCTAAATGCATTCGCTTGGAAACCTTTTTGCATGAAAGGAATTGATCCATCCATCAAGAGCCATCATCTCCAAGTAAACCCATCAATTAGACCAATACAGTAGAAAGTACAAAAGCTCACCATTGAATGACAAAATAATACATGTGGAAGTAGATAAACTATTATAGGCTGGATCCATGAGGGAGGTCTAATGTCCAAATCGGTTGGTGAATGTAGTTATTGTAcccaaaaagaatgaaaaatagagAGTATGCGTGAATTCCATTAACCTAAACCAAAAATACCTTGAGGACAATTTCCTTCTGCCCTGAATTGATCAAGTAGTGGACGTCAACGTTGGGCATGAGCTCCTAACAGAGGGTCCCACTTCTATTAAGTGGGTCTAAGGCTTAATTAGGCATATAATAGCcttaaataaggataaaaatatcggtaatgaCGAaaatatcggtacttcgattttatagatatatcggagatatatagATGAATATTTTGACAATAAATATTGGTAGACCAAAAAGTGATAAAAAGTCAtggaaatgtaaaaaaaaacttttagatATATctttaaaagtataataaacattttaaatttgtattgttgaagaaattgatatatgtatatatgatttccgatattaaatttaattatttcgtGTTGATcgataaaaaatgtaaattttgtaagtgtacaTTCATTATGAAGTTAGAATATGAaagatttgatttcattaaatatcaataatttgtacatattacaTTATAATGAacctttagtaccaaaatgatgAAGGGTACTTCCCAACCATTGGATCAAGGTCATATTTAATCTTGGCTCTTGGATTTGGCAACTAACTATTGGGATTAACTTTAAAAATGTGGCTATGTTTTTGGTCATTAGATCATCTGAGTCCTTTAATAAACCAATTTGACCATTCAACCACTTCAATATATATGACCATATTTTTTGCCATTGGATGAGCCAAAAAAGTAGCCTGCCACAAGTTAAAAATCAGCTACAAGCCTAAAAATCAATCTACCATAAGCCTAAAAATTAGCCTACCACAAGCTTAAAAAACAAGCCAAAAAAACGGTTGTCGCCTTTCACCAGGAACGATCAGCTTCCGACATAATCAATCGATTTTTCCTCGATAAATCAATGATATATCGTCGATTTTTTGCGCCCATAACACCATTTTCACCCGCTTCCACGATTTATCTCTAAAATTCGATATATCGAtgataaattgttgatttttttttaccaattttcCCAAAATATCTGTTAATCGATTTTTCAATCACTTTTTTCACTTCGGGCGTTACCGACACCCAATATTTCGACGATAAATCGTTTATTTTATCCAACAtttttcatctttggtcttAAACCTCTCCATCTCTTGCTCTGTATAcctttttccatattttcttctCCATCATCAATGGATGTAAGAAGTTTCAATAGATAGAAGAATGCAAGAAAGCCTTTCAACTGGTTAAATAGTACTTGGCAAGCTTCTCCATATTATTGCAACCAATATTTGGgaaaaatttattcttatacATAATCTTCTTTTAGTTTTTCCAAGGCTTCTTTTCATTCCACAACCGCCATTACAAATTTGTTCTCACCCTTGGTCAACTTTTCAATTTCTTATGGGTTAGGCTCAAAGCTTCACTTGCCTTAGTGTTCTCAAAAGGAAGGTATTAAACCTTTTTGCACATCTCCTTCCTCCTTATACACATTCTTTGCAAGGAGTTCGAATTTCTTAATCTTTGCCTCCACGTCTTTGCACTTTTGTTAAAGCTTTGTTATTTAGCCTaacttttcttcttctactttcaAACTCTTCTTTAGTGTCAAAGTCATCAATTTAACCTATGTTGgtaaaatcaatcaaattttaaatatggtATAAACACTATATGATAAACAACATAGagcaaaaatattttagaattgaGAAACAAGCTCAACCCGTTCAATTAAGTCAAGTTAGATTCAACACCTTTGCTGCCACCTCGACTTAAGTGTTAGAATATTTGAATTACTTCATTCCAAAACTTGGATCATGggtagggatggcaacggggcgggttttttcgggtacccgccccgccccgcccctaatgggacggggttgaaatttaataaacgggtttttaacgggtatgatattttttttttaaacccgggGCGCGttcggggcgggttcgggtattgccccatctcgccccgtttacatataaaatcaattttaaaatttaatttaatttaaaatttaaaattaattttattttactatttttaatatatagataataataaaaaaaattaataaaataagttataaaaaatataataattttattatttataaatatatttattttaatgtaattaaaaattttcaaagcaatttttttaaataaaaaatttttttttaaaaaaaagaggctaaacggggcggggcggggtggGTTTGGGAatttcccatacccgccccgccccgccccgtttaattttttaaacgggacgaggatgagaattatttttaataaatggggtggggttgggatgggggcgacccgtcccgaac of Vitis vinifera cultivar Pinot Noir 40024 chromosome 17, ASM3070453v1 contains these proteins:
- the LOC100263828 gene encoding RINT1-like protein MAG2, with protein sequence MEEIQSLPSLSSLSASTVSFLNKEFHRKEDLIRATHLVSELQKRCGDLDQNLIDLNRTLEATLLAYAFHSNGLHDLFRNINLQLTRLNSTTCFSSDGGGGEGRAGQLLAEELPALAKEVARVETVRMYAETALKLDSLVGDIEDAVSSTMNRNLKKHASTHSSEEMRLHALKALKLTEDVLTSVTKTRPQWARLVSAVDQRVDRALAILRPQAIADHRTLLASLGWPPPLSTLNSNLDTRKSSEVLNPLFTMQGDLKHQYCENFLSLCSLQELQRRRKYRQLEGYYREIALHQPLWVIEELVNPISLAFQRHFSKWIDKPEFIFALVYKVTRDYVDSMDELLQPLVDEAMLAGYSCREEWISAMVTSLVIYLAKEIFPSYVGQLDEESVTGVQSQARIAWLHLVDLMITFDKRVQSMLAHSGLLVFLQEDGNLQKISSLSVFCDRPDWLDLWAKIELDDVLDKLKLEMEDRKNWTMKVQGAVLLPGPEDYRSPAISSVFLQRLSAVVDRCRALPSVSLSSRFARLSGAPIIHKFLDCILLRCQEAEGLTALTDDDALIKVTNSINAARYFESVLKEWCEDVFFLEMGLHEGDQLGTVVGVNSFSRPIEGPGSGIFDDEIEKLEKFRLEWVGKLSVVLSRGFDARCRDYMKNRKQWQEKVEEGWMVSKSLLGALDYLQGKMSILEGSLNAIDFVGVWRSLAAHVDRLIFSGILMSNVKFYDGGVERFRCDLEVLFGVFRAWCMRPEGFFPKASEGLKLLKMGEDQLQDYSAAGEKWMVENGIRHLSVAEAEKIVKNRVFTS